A single Lolium perenne isolate Kyuss_39 chromosome 6, Kyuss_2.0, whole genome shotgun sequence DNA region contains:
- the LOC127334431 gene encoding putative F-box/FBD/LRR-repeat protein At4g03220 has protein sequence MDLTLERLKLSDGDDGGEDRLSALPDDVLIHILVLVDDAAAAARTSILASRWRRLWPLLPELRFASIEHHRIGAALAAREAPDLSLLFALTEDASPEAVSAWLPIAARGLSGTIDLEVVRRVAEPETVERGAAIHLPCFEKATIIMLKLGFLGLALPPSGVFARLVDLQLVDIQLHGQSSGLGDLLASQRCPSLLFLLVSGVRGLDSLNIHSDSLLHMKLFRLRLLQQLTVIAPGLETLMVTGCFTNPPNPDLSVANIKAPQLTWLIWMNVHHLSSIQVNTMKHLQRLTIKLYILLGYEKDFDHNHYWMTLLRRFQLIQALDLVIYYPRYICTGQYLMEHMPELTNITFLGLAVIAFGHSFGASSFDVLRKCTGVKELDLDFVPETQL, from the exons ATGGATCTCACCCTCGAGCGGCTGAAGCTTTCCgatggcgacgacggcggcgaggaCCGCCTTAGCGCTCTACCAGACGACGTGCTCATACACATCCTTGTTCTGGTTGACGACGCCGCCGCGGCCGCTCGGACCAGCATCCTCGCCAGCCGCTGGCGCCGCCTCTGGCCCCTCCTCCCGGAGCTCAGATTCGCCTCCATCGAGCACCACCGCATAGGCGCCGCGCTCGCAGCCCGTGAGGCGCCGGACCTAAGCCTCCTCTTCGCGCTAACTGAGGATGCGTCTCCAGAAGCCGTGTCGGCTTGGCTCCCCATCGCCGCGCGCGGCCTCTCTGGCACCATAGACCTCGAGGTGGTTCGGCGTGTGGCCGAGCCCGAGACCGTGGAAAGAGGCGCTGCCATTCATCTACCTTGCTTCGAGAAGGCTACCATCATCATGCTCAAGCTTGGCTTCCTTGGCCTCGCCCTGCCGCCATCCGGAGTATTCGCCCGGCTCGTTGATCTACAGCTGGTTGACATCCAGCTACATGGTCAGTCAAGCGGGCTCGGTGATCTTCTCGCCTCCCAGCGGTGCCCATCCTTGCTGTTCCTCCTCGTCAGTGGTGTCCGGGGTCTGGACAGCCTCAACATCCACTCGGACTCTCTGCTACACATGAAGCTGTTCCGTTTGCGTCTCTTGCAGCAGCTCACTGTCATAGCACCAGGGCTCGAAACGCTAATGGTGACCGGCTGCTTTACCAATCCTCCGAATCCAGATCTATCAGTTGCCAACATCAAAGCCCCTCAGCTGACGTGGCTCATTTGGATGAATGTTCATCATCTAAGTTCTATCCAGGTTAACACGATGAAGCATCTCCAAAGGCTGACCATCAAACTTTATATTCTACTGGGATATGAGAAGGATTTTGACCACAATCACTATTGGATGACGCTTTTGCGGCGCTTTCAGCTCATCCAAGCTCTTGATCTCGTGATTTACTATCCGCGG TACATATGTACTGGGCAATACTTGATGGAACACATGCCAGAGCTTACAAATATTACATTCTTGGGGCTGGCTGTAATAGCATTTGGACATTCCTTTGGAGCCAGCTCATTTGATGTTCTAAGGAAGTGTACTGGTGTAAAAGAGCTGGATCTTGATTTTGTGCCAGAAACTCAACTCTAG